A window of the Miscanthus floridulus cultivar M001 chromosome 14, ASM1932011v1, whole genome shotgun sequence genome harbors these coding sequences:
- the LOC136505803 gene encoding uncharacterized protein isoform X1: MAWRGPATRAVLAAVRRPAAVPAAARLHAPRPFAAPRRRVPSAFATSSSPLPSARPLAAMMGSPVTVAAVMARLTAHPGASARACCELSQGSGKDG; this comes from the exons ATGGCGTGGCGCGGCCCCGCCACCCGGGCCGTCCTCGCCGCCGTCCGCCGCCCGGCCGCGGTGCCCGCGGCCGCACGCCTCCACGCCCCGCGACCGTTCGCGGCCCCGCGCCGCCGCGTCCCGTCCGCcttcgccacctcctcctccccgcTCCCCTCCGCGCG GCCTCTGGCGGCGATGATGGGGTCCCCGGTGACGGTGGCCGCGGTGATGGCGCGTCTCACGGCGCACCCCGGTGCCAGCGCGCGGGCGTGCTGCGAGCTCTCCCAGG GGAGTGGAAAAGATGGTTGA
- the LOC136505803 gene encoding uncharacterized protein isoform X2, which translates to MAWRGPATRAVLAAVRRPAAVPAAARLHAPRPFAAPRRRVPSAFATSSSPLPSARPLAAMMGSPVTVAAVMARLTAHPGASARACCELSQGT; encoded by the exons ATGGCGTGGCGCGGCCCCGCCACCCGGGCCGTCCTCGCCGCCGTCCGCCGCCCGGCCGCGGTGCCCGCGGCCGCACGCCTCCACGCCCCGCGACCGTTCGCGGCCCCGCGCCGCCGCGTCCCGTCCGCcttcgccacctcctcctccccgcTCCCCTCCGCGCG GCCTCTGGCGGCGATGATGGGGTCCCCGGTGACGGTGGCCGCGGTGATGGCGCGTCTCACGGCGCACCCCGGTGCCAGCGCGCGGGCGTGCTGCGAGCTCTCCCAGG GTACTTGA
- the LOC136502715 gene encoding B3 domain-containing protein Os12g0592300-like — protein MQLTRDCRMNKMAPHLRCKSCRKWQDHCYQEHMARERVSFFKLMTGDFAQGISIPEKFVSNLNGQITEVFNLKAPSGETWLVDVTKNADELLLTSGWNDFARAHELQENDLVIFTYSGNYSFDVLILDSSGCEKVSCFFTTKKGPCMHKHFDGRVYQQAEHRMLSDSDDLGMPLRLVASPHRTSTSKKGGKTKPRKEPESPINSNYHIKQEAMSDEEQSDEDRLADSSYYYYSKSANILTGGERDQIFSLASIQPGNPAFVAVLLKSHVGYKNNMLTINHGFAAEHLEGRSHEILLLRPNRKEKWYVKYYHASHTRGFNCCRWVKFVRDNRLHKDHICVFELMKRAKRTTMVVHVLRKVDGRLMLVA, from the exons ATGCAGCTTACCAGAGATTGCAGGATGAACAAG ATGGCCCCCCATCTGAGGTGTAAGAGCTGCAGGAAATGGCAAGATCACTGCTACCAGGAGCACATGGCGAGGGAGAGGGTGAGTTTCTTCAAGCTCATGACCGGAGATTTTGCGCAGGGCATT AGCATACCAGAGAAGTTTGTGAGCAATTTAAATGGGCAGATCACCGAAGTGTTCAACCTGAAAGCACCCAGTGGCGAAACATGGCTTGTCGACGTCACAAAGAATGCGGATGAGCTGCTCTTAACGTCAGGATGGAATGATTTTGCCAGAGCACATGAGCTGCAAGAGAATGACCTTGTGATCTTCACATACAGTGGCAACTACTCCTTTGATGTCCTGATCTTGGACTCAAGTGGCTGCGAGAAGGTGTCTTGTTTCTTCACCACTAAGAAGGGTCCTTGCATGCACAAGCATTTCGATGGCAGAGTGTATCAACAAGCTGAACACCGCATGCTTAGTGATTCTGATGACTTAGGAATGCCGTTGCGCCTCGTTGCGTCCCCACACAGGACCTCGACTTCAAAGAAGGGTGGCAAGACTAAACCAA GGAAAGAGCCTGAATCTCCGATCAATAGCAATTACCATATCAAGCAAGAGGCGATGAGCGATGAAGAGCAGAGCGACGAAGACAGGCTTGCCGATTCCAGCTACTACTATTACTCAAAGTCTGCCAACATCCTAACTGGTGGTGAACGGGATCAAATATTCAGTTTGGCTTCAATTCAACCAGGCAATCCAGCATTTGTGGCTGTCCTGCTGAAGTCCCATGTTGGGTACAAGAACAACATGCTG ACCATCAACCATGGATTTGCAGCAGAGCACCTTGAGGGGAGATCCCATGAGATCCTGCTCCTCAGGCCAAACAGGAAAGAGAAGTGGTACGTCAAGTACTACCACGCCAGCCACACCAGAGGCTTCAACTGCTGCCGCTGGGTCAAGTTCGTCCGAGACAACAGGTTGCACAAGGACCACATCTGCGTCTTTGAGCTGATGAAACGCGCCAAGAGAACGACGATGGTTGTCCATGTCCTCAGGAAGGTTGATGGGAGGCTTATGCTGGTGGCCTAA
- the LOC136506198 gene encoding B3 domain-containing protein Os12g0592300-like: MQQEHTQASMVEKGCERCREWKEHYYWEHMDVSKIRFFKLMTGDFARGIRIPDKFAKNFKGQITEEVQLKSPSSAETWHIGVEKHGDELFFMSGWKDFAKAHELQENDLVLFTCCGNSSFEVLVFEASGCEKVSSLFGNGISPDMCKQFNDIVGQHGEHHSVTVSDSEDTIAPSQLVGSPHNASPLKEPSGKARPSEYESPNANNFIVKHVATGEEDSDDGYANSNYYSKFANRLRDEEKEEIIGLASIRPNNPVFVTVLMKNHVQRRNNHLVIPSKFAADHLGERAHDIILRRPNRKEKWLVSYYYSCRTRCFHNLPLFKFMSENKLREGDICVFELMKGKSRVTMTVHAIRKANDRFILVG, from the exons ATGCAACAAGAACATACCCAAGCTTCA ATGGTTGAGAAGGGGTGTGAGAGATGCAGGGAATGGAAGGAGCACTACTACTGGGAGCACATGGATGTGAGCAAGATCCGCTTCTTCAAGCTCATGACTGGGGATTTCGCCCGGGGCATT AGGATACCGGACAAGTTTGCAAAGAATTTCAAGGGACAGATCACAGAAGAGGTTCAGCTGAAATCACCTAGTAGTGCTGAAACATGGCACATCGGTGTAGAGAAGCATGGTGATGAGCTGTTCTTCATGTCAGGATGGAAGGATTTTGCCAAGGCTCATGAACTGCAGGAGAACGATCTCGTGCTCTTCACTTGCTGTGGAAACTCTTCCTTTGAGGTCCTAGTCTTCGAAGCGAGTGGCTGTGAGAAAGTGTCTTCCCTGTTTGGCAATGGAATTAGTCCTGATATGTGCAAACAATTCAATGATATAGTGGGTCAACATGGTGAGCATCACTCTGTGACTGTGAGCGATTCTGAGGATACCATTGCGCCGTCGCAGCTGGTTGGATCCCCTCACAACGCTTCTCCTTTGAAGGAACCCAGTGGGAAGGCTAGACCAA GTGAATATGAATCACCAAACGCCAACAACTTTATTGTCAAGCATGTGGCAACTGGCGAAGAGGATAGTGATGATGGATATGCTAACTCTAACTACTACTCGAAGTTTGCCAATCGACTAAGAGATGAGGAAAAGGAGGAAATAATAGGTTTGGCTTCCATCCGACCAAACAATCCTGTATTTGTGACAGTTCTGATGAAAAACCATGTTCAGCGCAGAAACAACCATCTG GTCATCCCAAGTAAATTTGCTGCTGATCATCTTGGGGAAAGAGCACATGATATCATACTTCGTAGGCCAAATAGGAAAGAGAAATGGCTTGTCAGCTACTATTACTCATGCCGCACCCGGTGTTTCCACAACTTACCGTTGTTTAAGTTTATGAGCGAAAACAAGCTTCGTGAGGGTGACATCTGCGTCTTTGAGCTGATGAAAGGCAAAAGCAGAGTGACGATGACTGTCCATGCCATCAGAAAGGCCAATGACCGGTTTATTCTGGTAGGCTAA